Genomic DNA from uncultured Acetobacterium sp.:
GTTCGGATTGCCTATGGGTTAGAAATTTTATCCGCTGTCCCTAGCGGCATCGAATCAGGACGGAAAAAGAAACGTGGATCTCTAAAATAGATGAAAAGAGATAGTAATCATGAATAAAAATAATTATCAAAAATTGATCAGAGAATCAAAGGAGCGGTGCCTCCAATACGGCATCACGGAAAATCAGGTCTACAGCAAGAAAATGATCGATACCTCCGAGCTGCAGCAGAAATTTACCGAAAATCGGGATCTCATCTTGACCGCCTCTCCTTATATGGAACACCTGATGAGTATTGTCAGGGGCAATAATTTTTTTGTCTTGTTAACAGACAAAGATGGCTGCATTCTCAACGCCATGGGTGATGAAAAAATATTATCAGAAGCCTTTGATTTAAAAATGGTAGCCGGTGCATATATGAATGAAGAATCCATTGGCACCAACGCCATGTCATTGGTCATTAAATCCAAGGAAGCGGTTCAATTGTCTGGAACCGACCATTTCATCGTAGCCTATCATCGGTGGACCTGCTCCGGGGCACCGATTAAAGATCCCAACGGAAATCTTATTGGCGCCCTGGATCTAACTGGCTATTCCGATTCGGTTCATCCCCATACCTTGGGTATGGTCATCGCCGCCTCCAACGCAATCGAAGAAATGCTCAAAGTTCAGGAATATAATCGGCTGCAGAATATGACCGATCGGCACATAAAAACCATTTTTAATGCCATGCCAGTGGCGATTCTCACCACCGATATGGAGGGGGAAATAAAAATTTATAATCAAAAAGCCCTGGAGCTGGTGGGAAATAAATATAAGCAATTGGATTCTAAAAATCTCGGCGAAATTATTGATGAATGGGAGAGTATCAAGGAGGGTCTTCACTCGGAAAGAAATGTCAGTCGGATCGTCAATATCAAGTCTCTGCGAAACCGCTTTCCCTGTCAGATGACCGCCAGTCCCATTTATAACCCGCAAGATGATAGTATCGAGATTGTTTTTGTATTGAAAGAAGATCTATCAAACAAAGCTGATAAAACCATTCAGCCCTATTACACTTTTGACAAAATCATTGGAAAAGATAAACATTTTGTCAGTACCATTGAATATGCCAAAAAAATTGCCAACAATCGGTCAACGATTCTGATCCTGGGAGAGAGTGGTTGTGGCAAGGAAGTTTTTGCCCAGGCCATTCACAATTACAGCAAACGAATGGATGAACCATTTGTAGCCCTTAACTGTGGGGCGATCCCCACTCAATTAATTGAGTCGGAACTGTTTGGTTATGAAGCAGGGGCTTATACCGGCGCCAAAAAAGGTGGTAACATCGGCAAATTTGAGTTGGCTAATAATGGCACGATCATGCTGGATGAAATCGGCGAAATGCCGATGGAGCTGCAAACCCGATTATTAAGGGTGCTGCAGGAAAATGTGATCACCAAAATCGGCAGCCAGAAGACCATCCCCATTGATGTGCGTATTATCGCTGCGACGAATAAGGATCTGAAAAAAGAAGTGGAACTGGGACGGTTCCGAAAAGACTTGTTTTATCGTCTGAATGTATTGCCGCTCTACCTGCCATCTTTGTGGGAAAGAAAAAGTGACATCGAGATCTTATTTAGCTATTTCATGAAAAATCTGTCAGCTAAATATGAGAAAAAAGAGTTTCAGATTAGCGAAGAAGAAATGCTGATTTTAAAAAACTACAATTGGCCGGGTAATGTCAGAGAACTGGAAAATATTGTTGAGCTGATGATCAATACAGAGTCATTTCCGACTAAGTATTTTATCGAGAACAGCAGCCATCAAGTGCCAAATCCCTGGCAGGAAATGCATTCAGAAGCTTTTTATGAAAGTCTGGAAACAGTCGATAAGTCCAAATTGGATATGAATTATATTGAAAAAGAGCATATCAAACGGGTTTTGAAATTATATGAAGGAAACATCACCAAAGCGGCCAATGCCTTAGGCATTCAGAGAAATACCTTGTACAACAAAATTAATAAGTATCAAATTGAAAGTGAAAAACAATTAGTCTGAAAGAAGGTGTCTCAATTTATATTATTTCGGTTGCAAATAAATAAAATTCAGGGACGTTAAAGGAAAAAAGACCATTCCTCAACCGGGAGTGGTCTTTTTGCAAGTATATTTGTGAAAATTATATATACAAAATAACACGGGCAAAGTCTTGTTAAGCCTCTTTTTCACTATGGGAGAGATGATTTGTTTCCGATCATACTCTACGGGTTTAAGATCATAGTGAAATAACTTAGATAGATTAAACTTTGGAGTTTTAACATACTACATTATTTTGTGTTATAATGCAATAAAAATATCATTTGATGTGATAGCTTTAAGTGATGAGCAGATGGAATCGGATAATTGTTTTGATAAATAACAGATTAAGGAGACGGATATGGAATTGCTAAAGGTAAAAACCATCAATGAAATGAAGGAAATAATCGACCACGCCTTCAGTCATTTGAAATTGGTAACAGAGAAAATCAGCATTGATGATGCAATGGAACGAGTACTCGCAACCGACATTGTTTCAACTGTGAATGTACCTCATTTTAATCGTTCTGTTGTTGATGGCTATGCGGTAAAACTGACGGATGTCCAGGGGGCATCAAATGCCATTCCCGGTTTTTTAAGAATTATCGGCGAGGTTCCGATGGGGGAAGCCACTGATTTAATCTTAAATCAGGGAGAAACCGCTTATGTTCCCACTGGCGGGATGATCCCAGCAGGAACCGAAGCGATGGTCATGATTGAATATACCGAGAAATTGGGCGAACGGGACTTGGCTGTTTATTGCAATGCTGGTGCCAACGAAAATATGATGCTGATTGGGGATGATGTCAGCATTGGCGAGGTAGTGCTTAAAGCAGGCCACTTTTTAAGACCCCAGGATCTGGGGGTGCTGTCAGCATTGGGTCATCTTCAGATTGAGGTATACCGGAAACTCCGGCTGCAGATTATTTCTACCGGTGATGAGATTGTTCCGCCGGGAACGATCCCCCAATTGGGCGAAATTGTCGATATTAATCAGGCGGCATTGAATGCCGTGGCGAAACGCTTTGGTACCGAAGTTGTTTCAAAGAGCTATGTCAAAGACGATTTTGAGACGATTAAGAATGCCGTGGATCGTGGTCTGAAAACCAGCGATATGGTTATTCTATCCGGCGGCAGTTCGATGGGAGAAAAGGATTATACCGTCAAGGTCATCGATAGTCTGGGTGAGGTACTCTTACACGGTTTATCGATAAAACCGGGGAAACCGACTATTTTGGGAAAGGTTGACGGTAAGCCGGTGGTAGGATTGCCAGGACAGCCGGTATCGGCGATTATTATTTTTATGGTGATGCTCCGGGAGTTTATGGCGTTGTACTATGGCCGGGATTTATACAAGTATAAGACGGTTCAGGGTCGTTTAATGGAAAATGTTCATGCGGCACCGGGTCGGCGGACCTTTCAGACGGTTGAAATCACGGAAGTGGACGGCCAAATTGAAGTGCGGCCAACCCACGGCAAATCCGGAATGATTACCTTGTTGGCTTATTCAGATGGCTATATTGAAATAACTGAAAATGAAGAAGGTAAAAACAGGGGGGAACTGGTGGAAGTCAGTTTATTCTGATCTAGCGTTAGTAAAAAAAAAGATGTAACCTTGTCGAACTGCTATTTAAATAAATAAGCGGTTAAATCTGACCGCACAGTCAAAAATGGAGGGATTGGATGAATACCGAAAATACAGCTAAAAAAGATGAACGGAATTTATATTTAAACAACGAAGATTTGGATGTCGCAATCCAGAAGTATCTGTCACGGTTGTCTTTTGAAAAAAAAGAACTGCAGAGCCATGTTTTGCCAGTGATCGAATCCCAAGGATGGATCAGTAAGGATGCCGTTTTTGCCAAAATATCGTCACCTTATTATAATGCTTCGGCTATGGATGGCATTTGCGTGGATGCAATGGAAATGATTGGTGTGGATGAACGTCATCCTAAAACGCTGATGAAGCAGAAAGACTTTAATTTTGTGGATACTGGGGATGTTATCACCGATCCGTTTAATGCGGTGGTGATGATTGAGGATGTAGTCGTCAAAGATGATGAGCAGATCAGTATCAACACGCCGGTGGCCTTGTGGCAGCATGTCCGCCCGATCGGTGAGGACATCGTCGCCGGTGAGTTAATCATTCCGGCCTATCACCAAATCCGTCCCATTGATATGGGGGCCCTGCTGGCCGGGGGGATCACCGAAATTGAAGTGATCGATAAACCCAGGATCGGGATTATCCCCACCGGAAGCGAGCTGGTTGAAGTCGGGGAAGCCATGTCAGAGGGGAAAATCATTGACTCCAATACCCATATGTTTGCTGGTCTGGTTAAAGAATATCTGGGCGAGCCCCGGCGCTATCCGACGGTTAAAGATGACTACAACCTGATTAAGGAAGCCATCACAAAAGCGGTAGCCGAAAATGATATGGTGCTAATTTCAGCCGGTTCATCAGCTGGTGCCGAAGATTATACCCGTAATCTGATTGCCGAGTTGGGCCAGGTGGTTGTTCACGGCGTCGCCATCAAACCAGGAAAACCGGTGGTACTGGGGATTGTTGAGGGAAAACCGGTGATTGGCATTCCCGGTTATCCGGTGTCGGCTTATATTGTTTTTGAAAACTTCGTTAAACCGGTGATTCATGCCTATAATCATCAGATCCTGTCTGAAGGGGTGTCGATCAAGGCAGTTTTGTCAAAGCGTCTGATGTCATCACTGAAGCATCTGGAGTTTGTCCGGATGAAATGCGGTCGTGTGAATGATACCTTTGTGGCGACTCCTTTGGATCGCGGTGCCGGGGTTACCATGTCACTGGTTAATGCCGACGGCATTTTGAAAATCCCCAAAAATGTTGAAGGATATGAAGCCGGCGAACTGGTTGATATCATTTTGATGCGATCTCAAGAGGAAATAGAAAATACTCTGGTTACCATTGGCAGTCATGATGTGTTAATCGACATTATGGCCAATATTATTCATAAAAACCGTGAAATGATCAGTCTGTCCTCTGCCCATGTGGGCAGTTTGGGGGGCATTATGGCGATTAAAAAAGGGGAATGTCATTTGGCGCCGATACACCTCCTGGATGAGGAAAGTGGCATTTACAATCTGGCGTACCTGCATCGTTATCTGGAGCATGATGACGTTGTTTTAATCAAAGGGGTCAAACGAACCCAGGGGATGATGGTACCAAAGGGGAATCCTAAACACATCCAGGATATTAATGATCTGATTTGCGAGGACGTCCGTTTTGTCAACCGCCAGCGGGGATCGGGAACCCGGGTATTACTGGACTACCTGTTGAAGAAGAACAATTTGGATTTCCAACAGATCCTGGGATATAGCCGGGAAATGAATACCCACATGATGGTGGCGTCTGCGGTAAAATCAGGATCCTGTGATGTCGGCATCGGGGTGCTGTCAGCTGCTGCCATGATGGATCTGGATTTTATACCCATTGGTGATGAAGAATATGATTTTGTCGTAAAACGGGAAAACTTATCGGATCCGCGAATTCAATTATTTATCCAGATTCTCAAATCTGACGAATTCAAAGAAGCCCTGATTCAGTTAAAAGGGTATGACTTTGAAAACCCGGGAGAAATTATTGAGTTATAAGTAATAAAATTATAAAAATTAAGAGGAAGGGTTGAATGTGTAAACACTGTTTACGCATTCAACCCTTCCTCTTATGGTTCGGTTGGCAAGATGACAAAGCAAAATGCAGCTAAATTATTTGGCTAAACGCATCCCTTCGCCAGATAGGATGGCAGACACATCAGCGTCAGTGAGATCCAGATTAAACCATTGCTTATAATAATCTTTGGTGGTCTGGCTGAGATCAATGTCAGAAAATTGCTCTGGATAAAAGTGTTTGGCAATAAAAAGCGCGGCCATATGGGGTTCCATCGAACCGGGGTGACCCCAGCGGGAAACCCCCACCGGCAGGGTAGTGACATTCTGGCTGGACACTGC
This window encodes:
- a CDS encoding sigma 54-interacting transcriptional regulator, whose protein sequence is MNKNNYQKLIRESKERCLQYGITENQVYSKKMIDTSELQQKFTENRDLILTASPYMEHLMSIVRGNNFFVLLTDKDGCILNAMGDEKILSEAFDLKMVAGAYMNEESIGTNAMSLVIKSKEAVQLSGTDHFIVAYHRWTCSGAPIKDPNGNLIGALDLTGYSDSVHPHTLGMVIAASNAIEEMLKVQEYNRLQNMTDRHIKTIFNAMPVAILTTDMEGEIKIYNQKALELVGNKYKQLDSKNLGEIIDEWESIKEGLHSERNVSRIVNIKSLRNRFPCQMTASPIYNPQDDSIEIVFVLKEDLSNKADKTIQPYYTFDKIIGKDKHFVSTIEYAKKIANNRSTILILGESGCGKEVFAQAIHNYSKRMDEPFVALNCGAIPTQLIESELFGYEAGAYTGAKKGGNIGKFELANNGTIMLDEIGEMPMELQTRLLRVLQENVITKIGSQKTIPIDVRIIAATNKDLKKEVELGRFRKDLFYRLNVLPLYLPSLWERKSDIEILFSYFMKNLSAKYEKKEFQISEEEMLILKNYNWPGNVRELENIVELMINTESFPTKYFIENSSHQVPNPWQEMHSEAFYESLETVDKSKLDMNYIEKEHIKRVLKLYEGNITKAANALGIQRNTLYNKINKYQIESEKQLV
- the glp gene encoding gephyrin-like molybdotransferase Glp encodes the protein MELLKVKTINEMKEIIDHAFSHLKLVTEKISIDDAMERVLATDIVSTVNVPHFNRSVVDGYAVKLTDVQGASNAIPGFLRIIGEVPMGEATDLILNQGETAYVPTGGMIPAGTEAMVMIEYTEKLGERDLAVYCNAGANENMMLIGDDVSIGEVVLKAGHFLRPQDLGVLSALGHLQIEVYRKLRLQIISTGDEIVPPGTIPQLGEIVDINQAALNAVAKRFGTEVVSKSYVKDDFETIKNAVDRGLKTSDMVILSGGSSMGEKDYTVKVIDSLGEVLLHGLSIKPGKPTILGKVDGKPVVGLPGQPVSAIIIFMVMLREFMALYYGRDLYKYKTVQGRLMENVHAAPGRRTFQTVEITEVDGQIEVRPTHGKSGMITLLAYSDGYIEITENEEGKNRGELVEVSLF
- a CDS encoding molybdopterin biosynthesis protein, whose amino-acid sequence is MNTENTAKKDERNLYLNNEDLDVAIQKYLSRLSFEKKELQSHVLPVIESQGWISKDAVFAKISSPYYNASAMDGICVDAMEMIGVDERHPKTLMKQKDFNFVDTGDVITDPFNAVVMIEDVVVKDDEQISINTPVALWQHVRPIGEDIVAGELIIPAYHQIRPIDMGALLAGGITEIEVIDKPRIGIIPTGSELVEVGEAMSEGKIIDSNTHMFAGLVKEYLGEPRRYPTVKDDYNLIKEAITKAVAENDMVLISAGSSAGAEDYTRNLIAELGQVVVHGVAIKPGKPVVLGIVEGKPVIGIPGYPVSAYIVFENFVKPVIHAYNHQILSEGVSIKAVLSKRLMSSLKHLEFVRMKCGRVNDTFVATPLDRGAGVTMSLVNADGILKIPKNVEGYEAGELVDIILMRSQEEIENTLVTIGSHDVLIDIMANIIHKNREMISLSSAHVGSLGGIMAIKKGECHLAPIHLLDEESGIYNLAYLHRYLEHDDVVLIKGVKRTQGMMVPKGNPKHIQDINDLICEDVRFVNRQRGSGTRVLLDYLLKKNNLDFQQILGYSREMNTHMMVASAVKSGSCDVGIGVLSAAAMMDLDFIPIGDEEYDFVVKRENLSDPRIQLFIQILKSDEFKEALIQLKGYDFENPGEIIEL